The window CTCAAGAAAGGCAGGCGAGAGGAGGGTCATACCATCCGGTCACGCAGAGGGGGTGAATGATTTGAAAAACTTGACCCCGAGGGGGGTGAATGATTATGAAAAACTCAGCTCAGAGGGGGTGAAAGATTCTGAAAATCGACACAACCCTATGCTTCTCGCCGCCGGCATTATCGAGCTTGTCGGAGGCGGCCTCGTGGCCATAGGACTTTGGACGAGCTATGCCGCCTTCATTGCAAGTGGTGAGGTTGCAGTTGCCTACTTCATAGCGCACGCCGCCAAGGGGTTTTGGCCAATCCTCAACAAGGGCGAGCTCGCGATCCTGTACACCTTTGTCTTTCTGTATATTGCATCAAGGGGGTCTGGGGTCCTGAGTGTCGAGGCAGTGGCCAAAAGGAAAAAACGCGCTTGACCTGCGGGCACGACGTGTCATTTCATCGCAGTGCTTCGCTTCGCGGCCTGACTACCGGCTGAAAGTGTCGATGGAGGTCGCCAAATCCCATGCGTCATGAAGAAAACCACCGTTCGGAACGGATCGGATGGCTTCGGGCCGCGGTCATGGGCGCCAACGACGGCATCGTGTCGACCGCCAGCCTGGTCCTGGGCGTCGCCGCCGCGGGCGGCACCGGGAGTGAAGTGACCGTAGCGGGTATGGCCGGGCTCGTCGCCGGAGCCATGTCCATGGCGGCGGGCGAATACATCTCCGTCAGCTCCCAGGCGGATACCGAGGAATCGGACCTGGCGCGCGAACGCGGCGAGCTGGAGACCAATGACGCCTCCGAGAGGGCGGAGCTGGCCGGAATCTACGTTTCCCGGGGGCTCGATCCCTCTCTAGCCAGGCAGGTCGCCGACCAGCTGATGGAACACGACGCCCTCGGGGCCCATGCTCGCGACGAACTCGGCATATCGGAGATCCAGCGCGCTCGCCCGGTGCAGGCGGCCCTTGCGTCCGCGGGCACGTTCGCCGTCGGGGCGGGCCTGCCGCTCCTGATCGTGCTTCTCGTTCCCGCCGGGATGCTGACGGCGTTTGTCGTGGGGACGTCGCTCGCGTGTCTCGCGATCCTCGGGGCGCTGGCGGCTCACGTCGGCGGCGCGAGGAGTACCGTCGGCGCCCTGCGCGTCACGTTTTGGGGAGCGTTGGCCATGGCGCTGACGTATGGCGTCGGCGCCCTCTTCGGCGCCGTCGTCTAAGGTTCAAGAATCCTCGGGGATGCGATGACGCCCGGATAATGTAAAATATGCAACCACGGGAAAGGGGCAGGGATTCCGCAGCCCGGGAGATGCACGGGGAGGCGCGATGATCCGGTTCGAGGGCGTCCACAAATGGTTCGGCAGGCTCCACGTGCTGAACAACATCAACCTCCAGGTGCGGACGGGCGAAGTCGTCGTTGTGTGCGGCCCTTCCGGCTCGGGGAAGTCGACCCTTATCCGGACGATCAACGAGCTCGAGCCGATCAACGAGGGGAGACTCATCGTCGACGGAATGGACCTCTCGGACAAGAAGACCAACCTCAACAAGCTGCGGGCGGAGATCGGCTTCGTCTTCCAGCAGTTCAACCTCTACCCCCACCTGTCGGTCCTGAAAAACATCACCCTCGCTCCGATCAAGATCCGGAACATCCCCGAGAAGGAGGCCGGCGAACAGGCGATGGCGCTTCTGGAGCGCGTCGGATTGCCCGAGAAGCGGGACGCCTACCCGGCCGAGCTCTCCGGCGGGCAGCAGCAGAGGGTGGCGATCGCCCGGGGGCTGGCGATGAAACCGAAGATCATGCTCTTCGACGAGCCCACCTCGGCTCTCGACCCCGAGATGATCGGCGAGGTTCTCCAGGTCATGAAGGATCTGGCGATCTCCGGGATGACGATGATCGTGGTAACGCACGAAATGGGATTCGCCCGGGAGGTCTCCCATCGCGTCGTCTTCATGGACCACGGGACGATCCTGGAGGAGGCCCCGCCGGAGGAGTTCTTCAAAAACCCACAGCACGAAAGGGCGAAGCAGTTCCTGAAACAGATCCTTTCGCCCATGCATTAATCCATCACCAACAGATGGAGGTAAATATGGTACGGAGAATCGGGATGTTCGTAGTGGCACTGGCGATGGTCGGCGCACTGTGCGGTGCAGCGATGGCGGTCGACACCCTCGCGGCTGTGAAAAAGAGCGGCGTTCTCGTGGCCGGCGTGAAGGATTCCCTTCCTCCGTTCGGTTCCGTGGACCCGCAAACCAAGGAGTTCGTGAGGTACGACATCGACTTCGTCAAATACATCGCCAAAAAACTGGGAGTGAGGGTGGAGTTCAAGCCCGTCACCTCCGCGAACCGCATGCCGATGCTGATGGAAGGACGCGTCGACATCCTCGCGGCGACGATGACGAAGACCCCCGAGCGTGCCAAGCAGGTCGACTTCAGCTACACCTACTTCCTGACCGGACAGAAGTTCCTGACGAAGAAAGGGACGGTCAAGAGCCTGAAGGACCTCGAGGGGAAGAAAATCGGGACGGCGAAGGGTTCCACCTCGGAGCAGAACGTGAGAAAGTCGGTTCCTTCGGCCACGATCCTCTCCTTCGACGACTACCCGCAGGGGGTCCTCGGGGTGCAGCAAGGGAAGGTCATCGCCGTTACCACGGATGAGTCGATCCTTGCCGGCCAGCTCGGCAAGCTCGAGAAGAATCCTGCGACGAAGGGGAAGTTCGAGATCCCGGATATCGCAATCTCCGAGGAGCCGTACGGCCTGGCGATGCGGAAGGGGGACACGAACTTCGTGAAATTCGTCAACGACACCCTCCTCGAGATGGAGAAGAACGGCGAGGCGAAGAAGATCTTCGAGAAGTGGTTCGGCCCGCACTCGGACAGCCCGATCGCGCGGGGCAAGTTCAAGATCACGGCGGACACGCGCGGGCTCCAGTAACCGGAGCCGGTAGCTATCGTTGATGAACTACAGGTTCGACTGGGCGATCGTTACCAGCGGGAAGTATTTCGACTGGCTCGCTTCCGGGCTGTACGTGACGATCAAGCTCTCGGTGGTGTCGATCGCCCTGTCGTTCCTGGTCGGCCTCGTCATCGCGATGATGCGGATGTCCCACGTGCGGCCCGTCCGGTGGTTCGCCCACGGGTACCTCGAGTTCTTCCGCAACACTCCCCTGCTGGTCCAGATCTTCTTCTGGTACTTCGGTTCATACAAGATTCTCCCCCAGGCGGTAAATGACTGGCTGGTCGCCCAGGATTTCGAGTTCGCCGCGGCGGTGATCGCCCTCACCATCTACACCTCCGCCTTC is drawn from Candidatus Deferrimicrobium sp. and contains these coding sequences:
- a CDS encoding VIT family protein, producing MRHEENHRSERIGWLRAAVMGANDGIVSTASLVLGVAAAGGTGSEVTVAGMAGLVAGAMSMAAGEYISVSSQADTEESDLARERGELETNDASERAELAGIYVSRGLDPSLARQVADQLMEHDALGAHARDELGISEIQRARPVQAALASAGTFAVGAGLPLLIVLLVPAGMLTAFVVGTSLACLAILGALAAHVGGARSTVGALRVTFWGALAMALTYGVGALFGAVV
- a CDS encoding DoxX family protein, with product SRKAGERRVIPSGHAEGVNDLKNLTPRGVNDYEKLSSEGVKDSENRHNPMLLAAGIIELVGGGLVAIGLWTSYAAFIASGEVAVAYFIAHAAKGFWPILNKGELAILYTFVFLYIASRGSGVLSVEAVAKRKKRA
- a CDS encoding amino acid ABC transporter ATP-binding protein, whose amino-acid sequence is MIRFEGVHKWFGRLHVLNNINLQVRTGEVVVVCGPSGSGKSTLIRTINELEPINEGRLIVDGMDLSDKKTNLNKLRAEIGFVFQQFNLYPHLSVLKNITLAPIKIRNIPEKEAGEQAMALLERVGLPEKRDAYPAELSGGQQQRVAIARGLAMKPKIMLFDEPTSALDPEMIGEVLQVMKDLAISGMTMIVVTHEMGFAREVSHRVVFMDHGTILEEAPPEEFFKNPQHERAKQFLKQILSPMH
- a CDS encoding ABC transporter substrate-binding protein, which translates into the protein MFVVALAMVGALCGAAMAVDTLAAVKKSGVLVAGVKDSLPPFGSVDPQTKEFVRYDIDFVKYIAKKLGVRVEFKPVTSANRMPMLMEGRVDILAATMTKTPERAKQVDFSYTYFLTGQKFLTKKGTVKSLKDLEGKKIGTAKGSTSEQNVRKSVPSATILSFDDYPQGVLGVQQGKVIAVTTDESILAGQLGKLEKNPATKGKFEIPDIAISEEPYGLAMRKGDTNFVKFVNDTLLEMEKNGEAKKIFEKWFGPHSDSPIARGKFKITADTRGLQ